One part of the Bdellovibrio sp. KM01 genome encodes these proteins:
- a CDS encoding DnaJ family molecular chaperone, with translation MQHDLQKADDQKIRTELFSTSSQLIKKIRKLEKDHADFLLCDQMMYHDWRKLTFREELQEIEALERRQKILNTFQVHLNYVATTSNVSPAQAYAMLKEEEGQYQCGDDMWKYVIDNLRKTRYESATQSLPRAQNPAVESAERVDFAEIFFRDDSALSGLKRTARSVYHYLSDIDNQKIEQHLADPTAGYRLFKESLQITIKCGDWHLLGRVWKSADPSYRQRYLHNMPMHLKKFWQKVISDNERDEALEESRTDADTVLRTTYHKLVRLLHPDKLVGQSLEYQQWASVKWQRTQAAYQDGDVAALKRLELLCLAELGQLNDLTTEEISQCSDLFETELESLKKSIAQCTQHPAWKFSSRRSYDSLKQSEYDELRKHLIPLRADVSAMEVLLEGYASKCH, from the coding sequence ATGCAACATGATTTACAAAAAGCGGATGATCAAAAAATTCGCACTGAATTGTTTTCGACTTCGAGCCAACTTATTAAAAAAATCCGCAAACTTGAAAAAGATCATGCCGATTTTCTGTTGTGTGATCAGATGATGTATCACGACTGGCGTAAGCTCACTTTCCGGGAGGAGTTGCAAGAAATTGAAGCACTCGAAAGGCGCCAAAAGATTTTGAACACCTTTCAAGTGCATCTTAATTACGTCGCAACGACCTCCAATGTATCGCCAGCACAAGCCTATGCCATGCTGAAAGAAGAGGAAGGGCAGTATCAGTGTGGCGATGATATGTGGAAGTACGTCATCGATAACTTGCGAAAAACGCGATACGAATCCGCAACGCAATCACTACCGAGAGCTCAAAATCCTGCGGTGGAATCTGCCGAACGCGTGGACTTTGCCGAAATATTTTTCAGGGACGATTCGGCCTTAAGTGGGCTCAAGCGCACGGCGCGCTCGGTCTATCATTATCTGAGTGACATCGATAACCAGAAAATAGAGCAGCATCTGGCAGATCCGACTGCAGGCTATCGTTTATTTAAAGAAAGCCTGCAAATCACTATCAAGTGCGGCGACTGGCATCTTTTAGGCAGAGTCTGGAAAAGTGCCGATCCCAGCTATCGCCAACGATACCTGCACAATATGCCAATGCATCTTAAGAAATTCTGGCAAAAAGTTATTTCTGACAACGAACGCGACGAAGCCCTGGAGGAAAGCCGAACGGATGCTGACACTGTATTGCGGACAACTTATCACAAACTCGTGCGCTTGCTTCATCCCGATAAACTTGTCGGGCAGTCTTTGGAATACCAACAGTGGGCCTCAGTAAAGTGGCAACGAACTCAAGCAGCCTATCAGGATGGAGATGTCGCAGCGTTAAAGCGTCTTGAATTACTGTGTCTGGCTGAATTAGGGCAGTTGAATGATCTCACCACCGAAGAGATTTCTCAGTGCTCGGATCTTTTCGAAACAGAACTCGAGTCTTTAAAGAAAAGTATCGCTCAGTGTACTCAACATCCAGCGTGGAAGTTTTCCAGCCGCCGAAGTTACGATTCATTAAAACAAAGCGAGTATGACGAATTAAGAAAGCACCTGATCCCATTGCGCGCCGACGTCTCCGCGATGGAAGTTTTGTTAGAGGGGTATGCGAGCAAGTGTCATTGA
- the recG gene encoding ATP-dependent DNA helicase RecG — MALRLDTQIMYLKGVGPKLGDLFARKGLKTLRDLFEFYPRAFEDQRAARNIASLKPDDIVSIKATVQAVHSVNMGRSTRKMYDVVVRDASGQIHCKYFRVPYKGYFERFKPFSEVRVVGKVTEYRGRLEFHHPDIRDIEGDEENQDALIPLYTEIEGLATAKIMKLVRAAFAQIEEWPEETLPKWMREKYNLKSRKDALMEIHHPLPDRAQEYVEFKSAAQRRLIFEEFFWLELFLAAKKSGFQKETAPLINNDGAKVAALEKSLPFPLTSAQKRVFGEIKADLEAGHPMHRLVQGDVGSGKTLVSFMAAVYAAESGFQSCLMAPTEILAEQHFKNAKKVLEPLGIRLSLLVGKTKAAERKQILFDLKTGDTDLIIGTHALIEDEVEFENLGLAIIDEQHRFGVEQRGILKRKGNSPHFLVMTATPIPRTLAMTVYGDLDVSIIDEMPPGRSPIQTRAIFENKRSQALQFMLEQLQKGRQAYFVYPLVEESEKIDLKNAVEEFEKLKAQFPKVKFGLLHGKMKPDEKDQVMDQFRRHEIQVLVSTTVIEVGVDVPNANIMIIEHAERFGLSQLHQLRGRVGRGEHKSFCILIMGYAVSEEGKQRTEFMEKTNDGFKISEFDLEMRGPGEFMGTRQSGLAGFKMANLVRDMELLQQAREAAFEVLKKDPTLVWPDNRPMKQELLREHGPAALASIA, encoded by the coding sequence ATGGCCCTTCGTCTAGATACGCAAATTATGTACTTAAAAGGGGTGGGTCCCAAACTGGGAGACCTGTTCGCGCGCAAGGGCTTGAAAACCTTAAGGGACCTCTTTGAGTTTTATCCGCGAGCCTTCGAAGATCAAAGGGCGGCTCGTAACATTGCCAGTCTCAAACCGGACGATATTGTCAGTATCAAGGCCACGGTGCAAGCTGTCCACAGTGTCAATATGGGGCGCTCAACTCGCAAAATGTATGATGTCGTAGTTCGCGATGCCTCTGGACAAATTCACTGCAAATATTTTCGTGTGCCTTACAAAGGCTACTTTGAACGCTTCAAACCTTTTTCCGAAGTGCGTGTTGTCGGCAAAGTGACCGAATACCGTGGTCGTTTAGAATTTCATCATCCCGACATTCGTGACATCGAAGGCGATGAAGAAAATCAGGATGCCTTGATTCCGTTGTACACAGAGATCGAAGGCCTTGCGACCGCGAAAATCATGAAGCTGGTGCGTGCCGCTTTCGCGCAAATCGAAGAATGGCCCGAAGAGACTCTGCCAAAATGGATGCGCGAAAAGTATAATTTGAAATCCCGCAAAGATGCCTTGATGGAAATCCATCATCCGTTGCCGGATCGTGCGCAAGAATATGTAGAGTTTAAAAGTGCAGCTCAACGTCGTTTGATTTTCGAAGAGTTCTTTTGGTTGGAGCTTTTCTTGGCTGCTAAAAAATCAGGTTTTCAGAAGGAAACTGCGCCACTGATTAATAACGATGGTGCAAAAGTCGCGGCCTTGGAAAAGTCATTGCCATTTCCATTAACGAGCGCGCAAAAGCGCGTCTTTGGTGAAATCAAAGCTGACTTGGAAGCCGGTCACCCCATGCATCGTCTGGTTCAAGGCGATGTGGGGAGCGGTAAAACTTTGGTAAGCTTTATGGCGGCAGTGTACGCAGCTGAAAGCGGTTTCCAATCTTGCCTGATGGCGCCAACCGAGATTCTGGCCGAGCAACATTTTAAAAATGCTAAAAAAGTTTTGGAACCTTTGGGGATTCGTCTGTCTTTGTTGGTCGGAAAAACCAAAGCCGCCGAAAGAAAGCAGATTCTTTTCGACCTTAAAACGGGTGATACAGATTTGATCATCGGAACTCACGCTTTGATCGAAGACGAAGTGGAATTTGAAAATCTGGGGCTTGCCATCATCGACGAGCAACATCGTTTCGGTGTTGAACAGCGGGGCATTTTAAAAAGAAAAGGCAACTCACCACACTTTTTGGTCATGACAGCAACACCTATCCCGAGAACTTTGGCGATGACAGTGTATGGAGACTTGGATGTTTCGATCATTGACGAAATGCCTCCAGGTCGCAGTCCAATTCAAACCCGTGCGATTTTTGAAAACAAACGCTCGCAGGCCTTGCAGTTCATGCTTGAGCAATTGCAAAAAGGTCGTCAGGCCTATTTCGTTTATCCACTGGTGGAAGAATCTGAAAAAATTGATCTGAAAAATGCCGTGGAAGAGTTTGAAAAATTGAAAGCTCAATTCCCGAAGGTTAAATTCGGTTTGCTGCATGGAAAAATGAAGCCCGATGAAAAGGATCAGGTGATGGATCAATTCCGTCGTCATGAAATTCAAGTTCTGGTTTCCACAACCGTAATCGAAGTCGGTGTCGACGTCCCGAATGCCAACATCATGATTATCGAACATGCCGAGCGTTTTGGTTTGTCCCAGCTGCATCAGCTTCGCGGTCGTGTGGGTCGGGGCGAGCACAAGTCCTTCTGTATTTTGATCATGGGCTACGCCGTTTCCGAAGAGGGTAAACAGCGTACCGAGTTCATGGAGAAAACCAACGACGGCTTTAAAATTTCTGAATTCGATTTAGAAATGCGCGGCCCGGGGGAGTTCATGGGAACTCGTCAATCAGGACTTGCTGGCTTTAAAATGGCGAACCTAGTGCGTGACATGGAGTTGTTGCAACAAGCCCGCGAAGCTGCCTTCGAGGTCCTTAAAAAAGATCCAACTCTCGTTTGGCCTGACAACCGTCCCATGAAACAAGAACTGCTGCGCGAGCATGGTCCCGCGGCTCTAGCTTCTATTGCGTAG
- a CDS encoding HD-GYP domain-containing protein, with protein MTDAQYFRIRLSTIRPDKVTSFDIFLQVDGKYIMYLRAGDKLSDGKIERLHARDTGDSFFVRTEDKQTYRDWVKEEMNSDKLDPFAKAKILRESSVALMEDLFENPDVNKALDESRPIITDFIDLMENAPEAMGFMISLSGHDFYTYNHSLDVSIYSLGLGKAMGYNPKELEELGVGALFHDIGKRNVSLDILCKKGGLTDAEWEQMKMHPQYGLVILNNHPNISDAIKAACFEHHESWSGNGYPQQLMGDEIHPFARIVAITDTYDAMTTQRSYNVPLTPIDAVTMMKEKLAGRYDPDMLKALYSVLFKIKVA; from the coding sequence ATGACCGATGCTCAATATTTCAGAATTCGCCTCAGTACTATCCGTCCTGATAAAGTCACTAGCTTTGACATCTTTTTGCAGGTGGACGGCAAGTACATCATGTACCTCCGCGCTGGAGATAAGCTCTCCGACGGGAAAATCGAGCGTCTGCATGCTCGTGACACAGGGGATTCATTCTTTGTGCGCACGGAAGACAAACAGACTTACCGCGACTGGGTTAAAGAGGAAATGAACTCTGATAAGCTGGATCCTTTTGCGAAAGCAAAGATCCTGCGCGAATCGTCAGTGGCGTTGATGGAAGATCTTTTTGAAAATCCAGATGTGAACAAAGCCTTAGATGAGTCCCGACCGATCATCACGGATTTTATCGACTTGATGGAAAATGCCCCGGAAGCGATGGGCTTCATGATCTCTCTATCAGGGCATGACTTTTATACCTACAATCACTCCCTGGATGTATCCATCTATTCCCTGGGTTTAGGTAAAGCCATGGGCTATAACCCCAAAGAGCTGGAAGAGCTGGGCGTGGGAGCACTTTTTCATGACATTGGTAAACGCAATGTAAGCCTTGATATTCTCTGCAAAAAAGGCGGACTGACGGATGCTGAATGGGAGCAAATGAAAATGCATCCCCAGTATGGTCTAGTCATCCTGAACAACCACCCGAACATCTCAGATGCAATTAAAGCGGCCTGTTTTGAGCACCATGAGTCTTGGTCTGGGAACGGTTACCCCCAACAATTGATGGGTGACGAGATCCACCCGTTCGCTCGTATCGTGGCCATCACGGATACCTATGATGCTATGACAACTCAGCGCTCATATAATGTCCCACTTACGCCGATAGATGCAGTAACGATGATGAAAGAGAAATTGGCGGGTCGCTATGATCCCGACATGTTGAAAGCTCTTTATTCGGTACTCTTCAAAATTAAGGTTGCGTAG
- a CDS encoding c-type cytochrome domain-containing protein, translating to MKTWVLLLQTTLISLALSGCGYAMEEMGLFKTGEIILKAPKVNEFSESLIDYYVVSKTSLKTCMDCHSSKAPILDTEERVYNVRDDIMATVEAGDMPPRRKGYEPLTACELKILQSYFDNKTNNRAAQRVKEIPECNTVAKPTPAPTAAPTVTPSPTGSPLPPPPGAPPAPPKPPGPPGPPPPPPPGGSPTPTPPPTNPLPQPDLGQLELSYKNLRMAFFDVKCLSCHSELAKRPKDPRLDSIAHILDAKDAFDKPIVVSGQGAESFLYKVTVPGLTDSIMPPPRVNMQLSPAEADYLKRWIDAGMPE from the coding sequence ATGAAAACCTGGGTTCTTCTTTTACAAACAACATTAATCTCTTTGGCCCTTTCGGGGTGTGGCTATGCCATGGAAGAGATGGGCTTGTTTAAGACCGGCGAGATCATTCTTAAAGCTCCCAAGGTGAATGAGTTCTCTGAATCATTGATCGACTATTACGTTGTAAGCAAAACTTCCTTGAAAACGTGCATGGACTGCCACTCTTCCAAAGCTCCGATCTTGGACACGGAAGAGCGCGTGTATAATGTGCGCGATGATATCATGGCGACCGTTGAGGCCGGTGATATGCCGCCTCGCCGCAAAGGCTATGAGCCACTGACTGCTTGCGAACTTAAAATTCTTCAATCGTATTTCGATAACAAAACGAACAATCGCGCGGCTCAACGTGTGAAGGAAATCCCCGAGTGTAATACGGTTGCGAAACCGACACCGGCGCCGACAGCGGCTCCGACAGTGACACCGTCTCCAACGGGATCACCGCTGCCGCCACCTCCAGGAGCACCTCCTGCGCCGCCAAAACCGCCGGGTCCTCCGGGGCCACCGCCTCCACCTCCGCCAGGTGGTTCGCCGACTCCGACCCCACCTCCGACAAATCCACTTCCACAACCGGATTTGGGCCAGTTGGAATTGAGTTATAAAAATCTGCGCATGGCTTTTTTTGATGTCAAATGCCTAAGCTGCCACAGTGAATTGGCAAAACGCCCTAAGGATCCTCGCTTGGATTCCATCGCCCACATCCTGGATGCGAAGGACGCTTTTGACAAACCGATCGTGGTTTCAGGTCAGGGTGCCGAGAGTTTCTTGTATAAAGTCACAGTGCCGGGCCTTACTGACAGCATCATGCCTCCTCCGCGAGTCAACATGCAGCTGTCGCCCGCTGAGGCTGACTATCTTAAACGTTGGATCGATGCAGGTATGCCGGAGTAA